The DNA segment gggcgtggctgatcgggagggaatggggattttgcagtatccttcccctgccacgcccaccaagccacacccagcaagccatgtcacgcccaccaagccacacccacagaaccggtagtaaaaaaatttgaaacccaccactggatggattgcTTTTGGTCTCCcagatcataacataacataacataacatcagagttggaagggaccttggaggccttctagtccaaccccctgcccaggcaggaaaccctacaccatctcagtcagatggttatccaacattttcttaaaaatttccagtgttggagcattcacaacttctgaaggcaagtcgttccacttattaattgttctgactgtcaggaaattcctccttagttctaggttgcttctctccttgaccagtttccacccattgcttcttgttctaccctcaggtgctttggagaacagcccgactccctcttctttgtggcagcccctgagatagccCCTGAGATAGCCCCTGAGATAGCCCCATCGATTCATGTTCGATGCGAAGTCTGGCTAGCATTAATTGTTTTTGCCcatggaatacacacacacacacacacaaacatagacACTTACAAAGTAAGTGGCTTTTATGTATATGGATGTGGGAAGCCAGCTTGTTTGGTTGtgaaacttatgaccattgcagcattaatcattgctgactatagggggTGCTGCtgctcacctctgtttcaaagccattgagccagcgctgtccgaagacatttccgcgGTCATGTGACCAGCTTGAGGTCATGGTGCGTTGTTACTTTCTCACGGAaggggtacctatttatctactcacatttctatggttttgaactAGATTGGcgactaggttggcaggagccaaGGGaaagacaggagctcaccccatcttgtggcgctcgggtctcaaacctgagcTGCTGGTTTTCCAGCTGAGAagcccagcgtcttaaccactgagtcacCGCACCACCCTTTTCAGGCTACATAAATgttttcaataaaatataaatagataagtccatgacttatgaccacaattgagcccaaaattcccatgGCTAAAagtgacagctgttaagtgagttttgccccattttatgaccaccaTAAGTTGAGCAGTACCTGTATGTGCCTTAGGCATCTTCAGGGTTCTGCTTGGGAGTGACTGTTGGGATAATCCACCCAATCCTGCCCTTGTTTAATCTGGATTATTGGGGCCCCACGCTAACTCTCTGCACAGGACCTGCTGCCCCATAAGATATGGCCCATAGCTTTCGTCCTGCCATAGATGATGGGGGTGATCCAGCAGTACAGAAGGAATCCTACTTGGGGAAAAGGGCACATCACCCAAAGACAACAGAGACACACAATCAGATTCTCCAAGACcttctctttgtctgtctgtctgtctcttcctcttttctccgTGTCCGTCTCCCCCTCTTCCTGCTACAATTGCCATGGCATTTGGAAGTCATCGGGCTTCAGAAGAGACCAGTGAGTGGCCTCCACATTCCTCAGATGCTTCCTGGCTAAGAACACGGCCAACTGTTGTTTTTCTCGGTGCTGGCTGTACTTCCCGACCTGCCAAGGGAAGTGGTCCTTCAGCCCCACGATGGACTTGTAGCTCTGAAGCTCCTTGGTGCACCAATCGTCGTTCACTTGGTAGCGTTGGTAAAGGGCTGCTTCCTGCTTGGCGTTGAAGGCTCTGAGCCAGTCATGGACGGCTTCCAGTCCTTCCTGGGACATGACGCATGGGTAACGGTGCTGCAGCAACTGGATCAGGAGCTCGTTGGCCCTGTTGCATCGGAGATTGGCTATCTGGTCCTCCAGGCCCACCGGGCATGTGCTGATGACCTCATCCTTGGTCCTGCGAATGAGCAAGACGGGGCCACAGTACTTGCACAGCAGTTCCCCTACGTTGAGGTTGAAGTGTTCCTTCACTGTCCTCACCACCAGCTTATTCCAACTCTTGGGCATGACGTTGAGAGCCAAGGGAAGCAGGTCATCAAAGGTGGCATCCAGAACTAATGCGCCCAGCGTTGGGTAGGACATGGCAGCGCAGGTGGCCGAATAACCCCCTAAGGACCACCCGTACATCACAATGTCCTCCACCCGGAAGCCCAGGCGGAGCATAGCGTACCTCATCACCACGTCCACCGCGTTGGCATCGTTCTTTGGGTAAGGTTGCCCGGTGCTTCCGGCGAAGCCAGGTGGTTCCACCCAACACCGAGTAGCCTGTCTTCAAAGGGGTGAACAAACAGCCCCACTGGTAAAAACTGACGTTCCCCTCGCAGCAGATCACGAGGCGGTTCCCCCGTTCTGTTCCGGAGATGTTGAGCCTGGTTCTCCTGTCCACAAACATGGTGTCGATCTTATTCCCGTCCCGGGCTACCAGCTTCGCTCGTCTCCCGTTATACTCTTGCAAGAGGCGAGTTTGACCTTTGGCCAAGATCGGGAGCAGGGCTTGGTTCAAAAGGAAGACCGATCCCGGGTACAACAGCCACCGGCCTAAGGAGTGAGCCATGATGTAGCTGGCCACTCGACTGGGCCACTGTTTCAGATTGCTGATCAGGTTCCATTGGCTACTCCGATGTCCACAAGGACCTGCCTCAAATCCCAGCTCTGGGGGACAAGCTCCTGGTACAGCCTTGAGGGGAGGGTGCCTACGGGATCTGCCATGGTCGCTGTGAGTCGCCGGAAGGCTGCTGCCTCCTGCTTCGTCCCATCGAAATTCCACTGGCCAGTTAGCAAAATCGAAGTGATAACTGGCTGTAAAATAGGTCTTAAAAACCCGGGCTAGAGCTTTGGGAAAACAGAAGACACACATAGGGAGACGATGCTTATTCTCTAGGAGCTGcataaagtaatttttaaaaaaaaaaacggaaGGGGCACGGTGAGGACCCCCACCTGGATAGTTCTGATGTCTCAGAAGTAGGACCTTCGTGGCTGGACCACTTCCTTCATAGCTGCATGGTGCTGGCTTTAGAAGGACATCTCTGTGGCCATGATGAACCCATGTCCACGCAGGTCTCAAGGTGGTTCATCATCCCCTCCCACAAGAACGGCGTAATAATGGGTGACATCAGTCCCCTTTGTGAGCTCCCAAATCAGGCAAGGGCCACTGTCTgagcagcccccccccctgcTTCCACTATGGACAGGAGGTCCAGAGGACCACGATGGAGGATAGTGGAGGAGAATGTCTTCCAGTTATAGAACAGGTCGTATCTGTCTCAATTGTAGTAATTGCGAGAggaatcttggaatcctagtggacaaccatttagatatgagccagtcgTGGGCGGCTTCCAGTCCTTCCTGGGACATGACGCATGGGTAACGGTGCTGCAGCAACTGGATCAGGAGCTCGTTGGCCCTGTTGCATCGGAGATTGGCTATCTGGTCCTCCAGGCCCACCGGGCATGTGCTGATGACCTCATCCTTGGTCCTGCGAATGAGCAAGACGGGGCCACAGTACTTGCACAGCAGTTCCCCTACGTTGAGGTTGAAGTGTTCCTTCACTGTCCTCACCACCAGCTTATTCCAACTCTTGGGCATGACGTTGAGAGCCAAGGGAAGCAGGTCATCAAAGGTGGCATCCAGAACTAATGCGCCCAGCGTTGGGTAGGACATGGCAGCGCAGGTGGCCGAATAACCCCCTAAGGACCACCCGTACATCACAATGTCCTCCACCCGGAAGCCCAGGCGGAGCATAGCGTACCTCATCACCACGTCCACCGCGTTGGCATCGTTCTTTGGGTAAGGTTGCCCGGTGCTTCCAGCGAAGCCAGGGTGGTTCCACCCCAACACCGAGTAGCCTGTCTTCAAAGGGGTGAACAAACAGCCCCACTGGTAAAAACTGACGTTCCCCTCGCAGCAGATCACGAGGCGGTTCCCCCGTTCTGTTCCGGAGATGTTGAGCCTGGTTCTCCTGTCCACAAACATGGTGTCGATCTTATTCCCGTCCCGGGCTACCAGCTTCGCTCGTCTCCCGTTATACTCTTGCAAGAGGCGAGTTTGACCTTTGGCCAAGATCGGGAGCAGGGCTTGGTTCAAAAGGAAGACCGATCCCGGGTACAACAGCCACCGGCCTAAGGAGTGAGCCATGATGTAGCTGGCCACTCGACTGGGCCACTGTTTCAGATTGCTGATCAGGTTCCATTGGCTACTCCGATGTCCACAAGGACCTGCCTCAAATCCCAGCTCTGGGGGACAAGCTCCTGGTACAGCCTTGAGGAGGGTGCCTACGGGATCTGCCATGGTCGCTGTGAGTCGCCGGAAGGCTGCTGCCTCCTGCTTCGTCCCATCGAAATTCCACTGGCCAGTTAGCAAAATCGAAGTGATAACTGGCTGTAAAATAGGTCTTAAAAACCCGGGCTAGAGCTTTGGGAAAACAGAAGACACACATAGGGAGACGATGCTTATTCTCTAGGAGCTGcataaagtaattttaaaaaaaaaaaacggaagGGGCACGGTGAGGACCCCCACCTGGATAGTTCTGATGTCTCAGAAGTAGGACCTTCGTGGCTGGACCACTTCCTTCATAGCTGCATGGTGCTGGCTTTAGAAGGACATCTCTGTGGCCATGATGAACCCATGTCCACGCAGGTCTCAAGGTGGTTCATCATCCCCTCCCACAAGAACGGCGTAATAATGGGTGACATCAGTCCCCTTTGTGAGCTCCCAAATCAGGCAAGGGCCACTGTCTgagcagcccccccccctgcTTCCACTATGGACAGGAGGTCCAGAGGACCACGATGGAGGATAGTGGAGGAGAATGTCTTCCAGTTATAGAACAGGTCGTATCTGTCTCAATTGTAGTAATTGCGAGAggaatcttggaatcctagtggacaaccatttagatatgagccagtcgtgggctgcagctgccaaaaaagccaacacagttctgggctccataaacagagggatagaatcaagatcacgtgaagtgttaataccactttataaggccttggtaaggccacacttggaatacggcatccagttttggtcgccacgatataaaaaagatgttgagactctagaaagagcacagagaagagcaacaaagatgtttaggggactggaggctaaaacatatgaagaacggttgcaggaactcagtatgtgtagtttaatgaaaagaaggactaggggagacatgatagcagtcttccaatatctcaggggctgccacaaagaagacggagtcaagctattgactgagggcaggacaagaagcaacagatggaaacgaatcaaggagagaagcgacctagaactaaggagaaatttcctgacagtgagaacaattaaccagtggaactgcttgccaccagaggttgtgaatgttccatcaactggaagttttgaagaagagattggacagccagccatttgtctgaaatggcatagggcttcctgcttcgttttggttttgttttgttttatttgcatttatatcccaccccttctccgaagactcagggtggcttacaatgtgttaagcaatagtcttcatccatttgtatatttaaatacaaagtcaacttattgcccccaacaatctgggtcctcattttacctaccttataaaggatggaaggctgagtcaaccttgggcctggtgggactagaacctgcagtaattgcaggcagctgttgttaataacagactgcattagcagcctgagccacagaggctcaggcttgaggcttgagcaaggggttggactagaagacctccaaggtcccttccagctctgttatactgctattctgttattcttcctGGAGGGTGGTGTACCCTTCTCATCGATCTCTAGGGTTGAAAAAATGAGGCTGGAAGGCTGGTGAGGGGCTGTCAGTTTCCTACGCAGAGATCAGAGGCTTGCAGGCTTTATCCCGATCCCAATTTCTTGGCAATAAAACCAGTTCAGAAGTCTTTCTAAAAAGAGGTTGTATGTTTGAAAAACTAAAGAAGAACTAAGTGGAATGGAAGGAGtcctggagggaggggggtggaatGGGTTGCTTTTTGGAAATATGTAGGTTGCCAGCTGTCAGgctccaagcaggggtgaaatccagcaggttctgacaggttctggagaaccagtagtggaaattttgagtagttcagagaaccggcaaataccacctctggctggccccagagaggggagggaatggggattttgcaatgtccttcccctgccacgcctaccaagccacaccacgcccaccaagccacgcctacagaactggtagtaaaaaaaaatggatttcactactggctcTGGGTACCAAAACACATATAGAATTCCTTCTGAgcaatttcttttattgtttgtttgtttgtttgtttgtttgtttgtttgtttgtttgtttgtttgtttattaaatttatataccacccttctcccaaaggactcagggcagtttacagccagattaaaaacagattacataaaaattaagaacattttaaaaatctaattcaatgcagccaaaacagaatttaaaactataatagaaCCATGAtaaaacccatgttaaaattaaatCAAGCCAGCCCTGTGCGATTAAACAACTAGGTCTTTAGCTCAcgtctaaaggtccggaggtcagggagttgacgaatccctggaggcagttcattccagagggcaggcgccctcacggagaaggccctccccctgggggtcgccagtcaacattgtttgacagacggcaccctgaggagaccctccctatgggagcacacaggtcgatgggaggctattggtggcaacaggcggtctcgtaaataacctggtcctatgccgtggagcgctttaaaggtggtaaccaacaccttgaattgcacccggaagcccaccggaagccagtgcagcccgtgcaggagaggtgttacatgggagtcaatgactcgcccccaacagtcagcgatggagtcagctggctgtaccgggatgccggcattcacagccacttagtcttggaaggattgagtcgaagcctgttcttccccacccagacccgcacggccttcagacaccgggacatcacttcaacagtctccttggggtggttaggggtggaaatatacagctgagtatcatcagcgtatatgttgtgtctcatccgatctcaccaccacagccggggtctgcttatctgcttccgaacgctgaagaatgtcctagcatgcctcccggccccagccctggctccatgcccagacaggctgaggagggggcatctcccggccccagctctggctccatgcccaggcaaacggagcaactagacccctccccctcctccacagcatgtgagcctgagggaggtcaattgccgacagctgccgattggagtgaccctcgcgtcagaagacttgatagacggaggcaacagaaggaagggaggggcaggcctggataagtgctgagtcatggagccacaccccatggcctttataaaggacctgctttctggcagtctctgagtcaggcaaagtctaaacatatcttgctgaagtcactttctggtctcctgcctgccttgaggactttgctaggactttggcagagctgcaaaggcacgcctgattcggatttccctgacccggccgtcagcggaggagtgggacacgacagtatagatggcattgcaccccaaaaccacgaatgatctcacctagcggcttcatgtagatgttgaacggaagaggcgagagaaccgacccctgtggcaccccacacatgaggtgcctcgcggccgatctctgccctcctgcctcaCCTAAAGACAGAATCTTGTTCCTCACCtaaagacagaatcttgccaaactaaagtagACTGCAGGTAAATTTCAgcatactaccctgtttcccccaaaataagacctcccctgataataagcccaatcgggctt comes from the Ahaetulla prasina isolate Xishuangbanna chromosome 3, ASM2864084v1, whole genome shotgun sequence genome and includes:
- the LOC131195806 gene encoding LOW QUALITY PROTEIN: protein ABHD16B-like (The sequence of the model RefSeq protein was modified relative to this genomic sequence to represent the inferred CDS: inserted 2 bases in 1 codon) encodes the protein MCVFCFPKALARVFKTYFTASYHFDFANWPVEFRWDEAGGSSLPATHSDHGRSRRHPPLKAVPGACPPELGFEAGPCGHRSSQWNLISNLKQWPSRVASYIMAHSLGRWLLYPGSVFLLNQALLPILAKGQTRLLQEYNGRRAKLVARDGNKIDTMFVDRRTRLNISGTERGNRLVICCEGNVSFYQWGCLFTPLKTGYSVLGXEPPGFAGSTGQPYPKNDANAVDVVMRYAMLRLGFRVEDIVMYGWSLGGYSATCAAMSYPTLGALVLDATFDDLLPLALNVMPKSWNKLVVRTVKEHFNLNVGELLCKYCGPVLLIRRTKDEVISTCPVGLEDQIANLRCNRANELLIQLLQHRYPCVMSQEGLEAVHDWLRAFNAKQEAALYQRYQVNDDWCTKELQSYKSIVGLKDHFPWQVGKYSQHREKQQLAVFLARKHLRNVEATHWSLLKPDDFQMPWQL
- the LOC131195090 gene encoding LOW QUALITY PROTEIN: protein ABHD16B-like (The sequence of the model RefSeq protein was modified relative to this genomic sequence to represent the inferred CDS: inserted 2 bases in 1 codon) encodes the protein MCVFCFPKALARVFKTYFTASYHFDFANWPVEFRWDEAGGSSLPATHSDHGRSRRHPXLKAVPGACPPELGFEAGPCGHRSSQWNLISNLKQWPSRVASYIMAHSLGRWLLYPGSVFLLNQALLPILAKGQTRLLQEYNGRRAKLVARDGNKIDTMFVDRRTRLNISGTERGNRLVICCEGNVSFYQWGCLFTPLKTGYSVLGWNHPGFAGSTGQPYPKNDANAVDVVMRYAMLRLGFRVEDIVMYGWSLGGYSATCAAMSYPTLGALVLDATFDDLLPLALNVMPKSWNKLVVRTVKEHFNLNVGELLCKYCGPVLLIRRTKDEVISTCPVGLEDQIANLRCNRANELLIQLLQHRYPCVMSQEGLEAAHDWLISKWLSTRIPRFLSQLLQLRQIRPVL